In Dioscorea cayenensis subsp. rotundata cultivar TDr96_F1 chromosome 11, TDr96_F1_v2_PseudoChromosome.rev07_lg8_w22 25.fasta, whole genome shotgun sequence, a single genomic region encodes these proteins:
- the LOC120272207 gene encoding xyloglucan galactosyltransferase XLT2-like yields the protein MADRQCIGGGGSTLSLFLNSTFCLQPRDDSFTRRSMFDCIVVGAILVMFWRRSAHEQYEWYLPMGEEKEKEWLVFADKRNVRRGVVRMKEVLEGIEEKKVRMMRKKVVELIPKLVYLAEKWLYGGRRRCGAQWVFPEGGEA from the coding sequence ATGGCTGATAGGCAATGCATTGGTGGTGGTGGATCAACTTTGAGCTTGTTCTTGAACTCGACGTTCTGTTTGCAGCCCAGAGATGATAGCTTTACTAGGAGATCTATGTTTGATTGCATAGTGGTGGGGGCTATTCTAGTGATGTTCTGGAGAAGAAGTGCACATGAGCAATATGAGTGGTACTTGCCCATgggggaggagaaggagaaagagtGGTTGGTGTTTGCGGATAAGAGGAATGTGAGAAGAGGTGTGGTGAGAATGAAGGAAGTCTTGGAAGGGATTGAGGAAAAGAAGGTGAGGATGATGAGGAAGAAGGTGGTAGAGTTGATTCCCAAGTTGGTGTACTTGGCCGAAAAGTGGCTATATGGAGGACGTCGTCGATGTGGAGCTCAATGGGTTTTTCCAGAGGGTGGAGAAGCATAG